Within the Streptomyces sp. NBC_00353 genome, the region GAGCGCCCCGAGCAGCTGATCCCGGCCGCCCTGGCCGCGATGCGGGTGCTCACCGACCCGGTGGAGACCGGCGCGGTGACGCTGTGCCTGCCGCAGGACGTGCAGGCGGAGGCCTTCGACTGGCCGGAGGACTTCTTCCGCCGCCGGGTCTGGCACGTGGGCCGGCCGCAGCCCGAACCCGACGCGCTGACGCGCGCGGTGGCGCTGCTCCGGCAGGCCGAGCGGCCGCTGATCGTCGCGGGCGGCGGTGTGGTGTACGCGCAGGCGTGGCCGCAGTTGCGGGAGTTCGCCGAGGCGACGGGCATCCCGGTGGCGGACACGCACGCCGGCAAGGGCGCGATCCCGTGGGACCACCCGTGCGCGGTGGGCGGCCTCGGCTCGACCGGCACCAGCGCCGCCAACGCGCTGGCTGCCGAGGCGGACGTGGTCCTCGGCATCGGCACCCGCTACAGCGACTTCACCACCGCCAGCCGGACGGTCTTCGCCTACCCGCAGGTGCGGTTCGTCAACCTCAACGTGGCCCGGCTCGACGCCGTCAAGCACGCCGCCGAACCCCTGGTGGCCGACGCCCGGGCGGGCCTGGAGGCGCTGACCCGCAAGCTGGCGGACTGGCGCACGGACGAGGCGTACCGGGCCCGCGTGCGGGAGCTGGCCGCCGACTGGCGGTGGGCCACCGACCACGCCTACCACCTGTGCCACGGCCCGCTGCCCGCGCAGACCGAGATCCTGGGCGCGCTGAACGAACTCCTCGACGACCGGGACGTGGTGATCAACGCGGCCGGCTCGATGCCGGGCGATCTGCAGGCGCTGTGGCGGGCGCGCGATCCGAAGGCGTACCACGTGGAGTACGCGTACTCCTGCATGGGTTACGAGATCGCCGCCGGGGTCGGCGCCAAGCTGGCCGCCCCCGACCGCGAGGTGGTGGTGCTGGTCGGCGACGGCTCGTATCTGATGATGTGCCAGGAGCTGGTCACCGCCGTCTCGGAGGGGCTGAAGCTGACGGTGGTGCTGGTCGACAACGGCGGCTTCGCCTCGATCGGCGCGCTTTCGGAGTCCCTCGGCTCGCAGCGCTTCGGCACCCGCTACCGCTTCCGCGACGAGAAGACCGGGCGGCTGGACGGCGGCGTGCTGCCGGTGGATCTGGCGGCGAACGCGGCGAGCCTGGGCGCGCGGGTGCTGAGCGCGGGCAGCGTTCCCGAGTTCCGTGCGGCGCTGTTGGAGGCCAGGGCCGCCGACCGCACGACGGTCGTGCATGTCACCACGGACCATCTCAGCCCCGGTCCGCCGAGCTCCGCCTGGTGGGACGTGCCGGTGGCGGAGGTCGCGGAGCTGGACTCCACCCGGCAGGCACACGCCTCGTACGAGACCGCCAAGCGGGCGCAGCGGCCGTATCTGTGATCCGTACCGACTGAACAGCGAAAGGAGAACCCCTTGCACACCATCGAGCACTGGATAGCCGGCTCCCCCGCCGCAGGCTGCGGCAGCCGCACCGCCCCCGTCTTCGACCCGGCGACCGGACGGCAGCGGGCGAGCGTGCTGCTGGCGGAGCCGGCCGACGTGGACGCGGCGGTCACCGCCGCGGCCAAGGCCTTCGACAGCTGGAGCGAGAGCTCCCTCAGCACCCGGATGCGGGTCATGTTCGCCTTCCGTGAGCTGCTCGTACGGCATGAGGACGAGCTGGCCCGGATCATCTCCGCCGAGCACGGCAAGGTGCTGGACGACGCGCGCGGCGAGGTGGTGCGCGGGCGGGAGGTCGTGGAGTTCGCGTGCGGGATCGCCGACGCGCTCAAGGGCGACTACTCGGCGCAGTACTCGCGCGGGGTGGACGTGCTGTCCTTCCGTGAGCCGCTGGGGGTGTGCGCGGGGATCACCCCGTTCAACTTCCCGGCCATGGTGCCGCTGTGGATGCATCCCATCGCCATCGCGACCGGCAACACCTTCGTCCTCAAGCCCAGCGAACGCGACCCCTCGGCGTCGAACCGGATCGCCGGGCTGTACGCCGAGGCCGAGCTGCCGGGCGGCGTGTTCAACGTCGTGCGCCGTGGTACTGCCCGATGCGGACCCGGAGTTCGCCGCCGACCAGCTGATCGCCGCCGCCTACGGCTCGGCCGGGGAGCGGTGCATGGCGGTCTCGGTGGCCGTCGCGGTCGGGGACGCGGCGGACCCGCTGGTCGCGGCGCTGGGGCGCAGGGCGCGGGCAGTGCGGGTCGGGCCCGGCGACGATGCGGCCAGCGAGATGGGGCCGCTGGTCAGCCACGCCCTCCGGGCCGTGGATCGGGCTGTCGCCGATGAGGGAGTCCTTCCAGCCGCCGAAGGAGTAGCCGGCCATCGGCACCGGCACATTGACGCCGATCATCCCGACCTGCACCCCGCGCTGGAACCGCCTCGCCGCGCCGTCGTCGCCGGTGAACAGGGCGGTGCCGTTGCCGTACGGGTTGGCGTTGACCAGCTCGATGGCGGCGTCGAGGGGGGCGACGCCTACGACGGCGAGGACGGGGCCGAAGATCTCCTCGCGGTAGGCGTCCATGCCGGGCGTGACACGGTCGAGCAGCGACGGGCCGGTGAAGAACCCGTCCTCGTGCCCCGGCACCGTCAGCCCCCGCCCGTCCACCACGACGACCGCGCCCTGCCGCGCCGCCGAGGCGACGGCGCCCTCCACCCGCTCCCGTGCAGCTGCGCTTCTACACCCGGCCGAAGGTAGTCACCACCCGCTGGCCGGACGGGGGCGGCCCGCGCGCCGCCTTCGCTAACCCGCCCGTATCTCCCAGACCCCTGAAAGGCCATACCGTGAGCACCGCATCGACCCCCCGCGCCACCGCGGGCAACCTCTGCCTCGGCTCCGCGCCCGACTCCTGGGGCGTGTGGTTCGCCGAGGACGAGCACCAGGTCCCCTACACCCGCTTCCTCGACGAACTCGTCCAGGCCGGCTATCGCTGGCTGGAGCTCGGCCCGTACGGCTACCTCCCCGTCGACCCGCGGCGCCTGGCCGACGAGCTGACCGCCCGCGAACTGCAGGTCTCCGGCGGCACCGTCTTCGGCGCGCTGCACCGGCCCGAGCAGTGGGACGAGATGCTGGCGGGCGCCCGCCGGGTGGCCGAGCTGACCGCCGCCGCGGGCGCGCACCACCTGGTGTTCATCCCGCCGCTGTACCGGGACGAGAAGACCGGCTCCTTCACCGAGTCCCCCGAGCTGACCGCCGCACAGTGGGACCTGGTCAGCGGCGCGGCGGATCGGCTGGGGAAGATCCTGCTGGAGGAATTCGACGTACGCCTCGTCGTCCACCCGCACGCCGACAGCCACATCCAGACCCAGCCGGAGATCGAGCGCTTCCTGAACGCCTCCGACTCCCGCTACGCCAACCTCTGCCTGGACACCGGGCACGTCGCCTACGGCCGCGGCGACAACCTCGATCTGATCCGCCGGTATGCCGAGCGCATCGGCTACGTCCACATCAAGCAGATGGACGCGGAGATCCTCGCCCAGGTCGAGGCGGAGGACCTGTCCTTCAGCGAGGCCGTCAGGCGCGGCGTGTGCGTGGAGCCGCCGGCCGGGGTGCCGAACCCGGCGGACATCGTCGCCGCGCTGTCGGAGCTCGACGCGGAGCTGTTCGTCATCGTCGAGCAGGACCTGTACCCCTGCGCCCCGGAGGTGCCGCTGCCGATCGCGGTGCGCACCCGCGAGTATCTGAACGGCGCCGGGCTGTCGGGGACCCGGCGCCCCAACCGCTAGCCCGCAAGCCCGCCTCTGTCCCGCCCGACCCGCAAGGAGAACGACCAGCATGACCATACGTATCGGAGTGATCGGCACCGGCTCGATCGGGCGCGAGCACATCGAACGCGTCACCCGCCGTACCAGCGGCGCCGTCATCTCCGCCGTCACCGACATCGACCGGGCCCTGGCCGAGAAGGCTGCGGGCGAGGCGGGCGGCGCCCGGGTGTGCGCCGACGGCGCCGAACTCATCGCCTCCGCGGACGTGGACGCGGTGCTGGTCACGTCCTGGGGCCCGACCCACGCCGAGCATGTGCTCGGCGCCGTCGCGGCGGGCAAGCCGGTGCTCTGCGAGAAGCCGCTGGCCACGACCGCCGAGGACTGCCTGGCCGTGATGGCGGCCGAAGAGGCCTACGGGCGGCGGCTGGTGCAGGTCGGCTTCATGCGCCGGTACGACACGGGCTACCGCGAGCTGAAGCGGATCATCTCCGGCGGCGGCATCGGCCGGGCGCTGATGATGCACTGCGCGCACCGCAACCGGGCTGTGCCGGACGCGTACACCACCGACATGGCGGTGCAGGACTCCGGCGTGCACGAGATCGACGCGGCGCGCTGGCTGCTGGACGACGAGATCGTCTCGGTGCAGGTGATCGTGCCGCGGTCGACCAGCCGGCGCTTCGAGCACCTGGCGGACCCGCAGTTCATCCTCTTCGAGACCGCCGACGGGGTGCGGATCGATCTGGAGGTCTTCGTCAACTGCCAGTACGGCTACGACATCCAGTGCGAGGCGATCGGCGAGGAGGGCCTGATCCGGCTGCCCGACCCGGCCCGGGCGCAGCTGCGGGCGGCGGCGCGGATCGGCACCGCGATCGACCAGGAGTGGGACGACCGCTTCTCGGCGGCCTTCGACGCGGAGCTGCAGGCGTGGGTGGACTCGGCCGCGGCGGGCCGCGCCACGGGGCCGTCGGCGTGGGACGGCTACGCCGCCACGGCAGTGTCGGTGGCGGCGGTGCGGGCGCAGCGCTCCGGCGGGGTGGAGCAGGTGGAGATGGTGGACAAGCCGGCGTTCTACGCCTGACGTCGGCGTGCGTAAGGGGCGCCCTCCGCGGAGGGCGCCCCTTACGCGTTCAGCCCTGGAGCTTCTCGAAGAAGAACTCGTGCTTCAGGAACGACGTGTCGTACTCCGCGCCCGGGTACGGCGGGATCAGCTGCGCGGCCTGGAACAGCCGCCAGCCGTCCTGGAGCGCCGCGACGCCCGTCTCGTACGGCGGTTCGTCGCTGTCGCCGGTGGTCGGGCTGGTGCGGCCCGTGCCGTCGTACTGCGACCAGCCCACCACCTCGGAGTCGAGCGCCGAGTTGGCCAGATAGAGGACCAGGACCTGCTGCTTCATGCGTGGCTCCGGAGGGTGGGGCGGTTGGCGACGCGGGTCGCCCAGTAGTCGATGTCGAAGGTGTCGTCGCCGGTCAGGGCGCGCCAGAGTTTCACCCGGTTGTAGACCTCCAGGCGGCCGGTGGCGGGCTCGTACCAGGGGAAGGTGAGGCTGAGTTCCCTGGCGACGGCGGGGTCGTCCAGGTCGGAGGTGTCCCAGAGGCGGACCTGGGGGACGGTCGGGTTGAAGCGGATCTTGAACATGTAGCGCAGGATGTCGCTGGCGTTGCGCCGGCCGCCGTGCCAGATGCCATGGTGCAGCAGGACGACCGTGCCGGCCGGGCAGGTGAGGCGGGTCTGGCCGCGGAGGTTCTGGTAGCGGCCGGTGTCGGACTCGTTGGTGCGGCGCAGATGGCTGCCGGGGACGCTGAGGGTGCCGCCCATCTCGGTAGTGACGTCCTGCGGGTAGTACATGAGCTGGACGTCGAACGCGTCGGGCCGGATGTCGATGACGGCGTCGGCGTGCAGGGGCTGGGCCTCGCCGCCGTGCGGTTCGCGGACGTGGACGAAGTGGTGGTCGACGGTGGGGCCCGGGCCGACGAGGCTCTCCAGGGCGCCGGCGACGGCCGGGAGCTCGATCAGCCGGCGGGCGAAGGACCCCTCGGGGAAGGCCTTGTCCACGGGGGTGCCGAACGGCACCTCGGGGATCCCGGCGTCGAAGACGCCGATGGCCTGCTCGTTCATCTCCGGCGGTACGACGGCGTCCAGGCGGAGCGAGCCGTGCGCGACGAAGCTCGCCACCTGGGCCGAGTTCAGTAGCTGCTTGCTGGTTGACATACGGCAAGCCTAGAAAGGGCCTGCTCCCCTGTCGTGTGCTCTATTCATCGACTACTGGTAATTTCTCACCATGACCGGTCATGTGGTGCTGCCGCTGGACGAACCGCCGCAGGCGGTGAACGCGGGCGTCGGCATGCACGGCACCCTCGGCTCGCACGACGTCTTCCGGCTTCCCGGCCTGTGGCAGCTGCACCTGTACACCTACTCCGGCGAGCTGGCCTTCGGCGGCGGCCGGTATCCCATCCGGCCCGGGCACGTGAGCCTGGTGCCGCCGGATGTAGAGGTGCACTTCCACTACGAATCGCGCCGGAACGAGCATCTGTACGCGCACTTCGCGCTGCCCGGCCGCGGTGAGCGGCGGACCGTGCCGGTGATGCAGGACGCGGGCGCGGAGGCCCCGGTGCTCACCGCTCTGCTGCGGCACGCGGTGGCCGCGATGCCGGTGTCGCCGGCGCGGGCGGCTGCGGAGGTGTGGACGGTGCTGTGGCACACGGCGCAGCTCGGCGGCGGCCAGGAGGCGGCGGGGCAGCCGCATCCGGCGCTGGCGGCGGCGTTCGCGTACATCGAACAGGGGCTGGCGGGACCGCTGCCGGTGCCGGGGATCGCCCGGGCGGCGGGGGTCTCGCACAACCACCTCACCCGCCTGTTCCGCACAGGCACGGGCGACACGGTGGTGTCCTACATCCGCCGCCGCCGTATGGAGCGCGCCCGGCATCTGCTCCAGGCCTCGACGATGCCGATCCCGGCGGTGGCGGCGGCGGTCGGCATCCCGGACCTCCAGGCCTTCAACAAGACCTGCCGCCGCGAACTGGGAGCGGCGCCGCGTACGATCCGCGAGGCGGCGCGGCCCTAGCCGTCGCCTTATCCGGGGGTTGAGAGCTGCTACTCGCTGTGTGTGCAGGAGCGTGTGAGTGCGTCCTCGGGCACGGCGTGGGAGCGCGCGGTGGCAGGCGGGTCGGACTGTCGGTGGAACGAACCCGGCTCGGCGTGACCGCCCCGGGCTGTCGCGGCTGGCGGACCGGTCACCCCGTGACGCTCGGCCTCCCGTCCTCGATGTGTCCCGCCAGCCGCCGGGAGAAAGCCGGGTCGCCCGCCACGGTGACCACCAGGTCGTACCAGCCGTGTGCGGCGCTGGTGGGGTGGGTGAGGGTGCGGGTCTCGCCGGGTGCCAACCGCAGGCAGGCCGGGTGCGGATCCCGTTCACGGGCCTGCGGGCGGACCGTTGCCGTCTGAGGCCGCGCCGAGGTGTTGGTGAGCGTCAGCCGCAGCTCACGGGCCGGGGCTTCGACCGCCGAGGCGACCTCCACGCCGTCGGACGGCGTGCCCGTGAACTCGCGGCGGAAGCCGTTCGGGCCGGTGACCGTGAAGCGGTAGTGGTCGGCGGTGAGAGGCACCGTCCACTGCGCCTCGCCCCTTACATCCCGGTGCTGGGGCGCGGCGAACTCACCCGCGTAGGGGTAGAGCGCGAAGTGCGCGCTGGACGCGCCGGTGTTGACCAGCGTCACCGCGACCTGCTCGCCGCGCACAACGGCGTGCGCGTCCGGCTGGTACGGCAGCGCGCGGGCGGGACGCGTTCCCGGCGGCACGGCGGCCGGAGCGGGCTCCGGGTCGAACGCGAACGCCGCCGTCAGATCGCCCGTCACCGTCCGGCGCCACGGCGAGACGTTCGGGTCCTCGACCCCCGTCCACCGCTCGAGGAACCGGTTCACGGAGGTGTGGTCGAAGAGCTCCGAGCAGACGTGACCGCCCGTCGACCAGGGTGAGATGACCAGCATCGGCACCCGGATCCCCAGGCCCGTGGGGTGTCCCTCCCACCACTCGTCCGGGTCGTCCGGGCCCGGCACTGGCGGCGGGACGTGGTCGAAGAAGCCGTCGTTCTCGTCGTAGGTCAGGAGGAGGACCGTGTGCCGCCACACCTCGGGGTGCGAGGCCAGCGCGTCCAGCAGCCCGTGGATCACCTCCGCTCCGGCCTGCGGGGAGGAGACGTTGGGGTGCTCCGACGACACCGCCGGGGCGACGACGTAGGAGACCTCCGCCAGCCGGCCCGCCGCCACATCGCGGGCGAAGGCGTCGGTGAGGGTGCCGGTGGGCACCCGGCGCAGGGCCCGCTCGAACAGGCTGCGCTCCGCCGGGGCGAGGGCGTCGACGCCCTCCTCCAGCAAGCCCAGCAGCCGGTCCCGTTCGGCGTCGTCGGCCGCCTCGCGGACGGTCTCGTAGAAGGACTCCAGGTAGGTGTGGCCGTCGGTCTTGCGCAGCGCCTCGCGGGCGACGGCCTTGAAGGTGGCGAAGAACTCCGGCTGGTTGTCGGTGTAGTTCTCCCACTCGCTGTACGTCTGCCAGCTGCGGCCCGCCCGCTCCAGCAGCTCGGCGTACGTCGGCCAGTCGTAGCCGGGGTGGACGTCCTCGTCGTTGGCGTCGTTGTCGACGGCGCGGCGGCCGTCCGGCTCATGGCCGGACAGGCTGGACCACAGGTAGTTGCGGTTGGGGCTGGTCGAGGAGTGGATGGACGCGTGGTAGGCGTCGCAGATCGTGAAGGCGTCGGCCAGTGCGTAGTGCAGCGGGATGTCGTCCCGGTCCAGGTAGGCCATGGTGGCCGGGGTCTTCGCCGGGACCCAGCCGTCCATCCAGCCGCCGTGCCAGGCCTGCTGGGCGGTCTCCCAGCTGTGGTCGAGGTCGTGGAAGGTCGCCAGCTGCGGCGTACCGGCCGCGGCGCGGGCGGCGAAGGGGCGGACGGTCCGCTCCCCGTCGGGCTGGTCGAAGACCAGGGCGCCGCCGGGGAGGCGGATCGCATTGCGGTCGCCGAAGCCGCGGACGCCGGGGAGCATGCCGAAGTAGTGGTCGAAGGACCGGTTCTCCTGCATGAGGACCACCACGTGCCGGACGTCTTCCAGCCCGCCGGCCGGCGGCTCCTCGGCCAGCATCCGCAGCACCGAGGCCGGGAGCTGAGCCGTCACGTCAGCTCCCCGCGACATCGACGAACACCGGGTTGGTGTAGAACCACGTGTCGAGCCACGGGTCGCCGCCGCCCGGCTCGTGTGCGATCGGCCCGTGCGGGTCGATCGACGCGCCGAGGTAGCCGGTGCCGTTGCGGTTGCCGTCGCTGCCGCGCAGCCGGACGTAGAAGGGCTCGTCGCCGGCCGTCAGCGGGATGTGCAGGGTATAGGTCCCGGAGCGGCCGGTGACGTCCGTCGTGTGCACGACCCGGGTGTCGGGCGCCCGCCACGAGTCGCGGTCCGCGGCCGGGCCGCGCACCGCACCGTGGATCACATCGACGTGGGCGAGCTCCGGCAGGATGTCGTGCGCGTTGGGCCGGGAGGCCGTGGTGACGGTGACGGACAGGGTGAGCCGGTCGCCGGGGCGTACCCGCAGCCGGCCGCCGAGGGTGACTCCGCGGCCGGTGTCGTCGGCGCGTCTGAGGCGCACGTCGAGCCCGTCCAGGAGCTGGCCGTGGTCGAGCCAGACCCTGCCGGCCCGCAGACCCGCCATGACCGGCCGGTAGCCGTACTTGGTGACGCCCACATGGGTCCGGCTGAACTGGCCGGGCCAGAAGTCGCCGCCGGGCTGCGGCTCGGTGGTGTTCACCGGGTCGGGCAGCCGGCCGGTGTTGTCGAAGTTCTGCCCCGGCGGCCAGTCGCCGTTCTTCCAGGTGTCGAAGACCACCCGGTGCACGTCGGAGTTGGTGGTGATGGTGAACAGCCTGCCCTCGGAGAGCATCGCGTCCCACAGGCCGCCGACGGTGGCGGTCACCCAGTCGAAGCCGCCGTACGTGACGTAGGCGTCGGTGGGGTAGCCGGGCCAGGAGTTGGCCGAGGGGGCGTTCTCGTACTCGCCGCGCTGCGAGTCGGGGCCGCGCCAGCCGGGGATGCCGCCGCCCTGGGCGCCGGGGGCGCCCTCCATGCCGATCATGATGTCGGGTGCGGCGTCGCGCCAGTTGCGCATCTCGTGCGGGGAGTCGATGCCCAGGCGCATCGGGTGGTTGGCGATGACCAGGACGTCGTCGATGTAGCCGGTGCGGCGCTGTTCGGCGAGCCAGCGGATGGCGGCCACCGCGTGCGCCTCGTTGCGCGGGGTGTCGGGGTGGTCGGGGCCGCCGGCGGTGTGGTCCAGGAGCTTGCCGTCGTAGGCGAGCTCGAACCGCGTGAGCAGGTCGACCTCGTGCGGTCCCGGGGCGGCGAAGACCGTGCAGTGCTCGGCGGCTGGGATGTACCACTCCAGGCCCTGGAAGATCAGCTGCCGGGGGTGGGCGGCGCGGGCCTTGAGGATCTCCTCGTGCTCCAGCCGGGCGCCGTAGCTCGCGTGGCCGAAGTTGGAGTGCTCGTTGAAGACCATCCAGTCCAGGCCGTAGCGGGCACCCGCGTCGACCAGCTGGCTGAACGTGTACTTGGCGTCGTGGCTGTAGACGCTGTGGATGTGGTGGTCGCCGACCAGGTACGCCAACTCCGGGTCCGTGCCGCCGAGCTGGGGCGCGGACGCGGCGGAAGCGGTGGACGGGCTGAGCAGGGATCCGGCGGCGAAGGCGGCGCCGAACAGGCCGGCGCGGCGCAGCAGGCCGCGGCGGGACAGGGCCTGGGCGCTGAGCGCGGCGGCGGGCACGTCGGGGTCGGCCCAGATCGGCAGCTTGGAGGACGGCATGCGGGTGCTACTCCCTTGCGGTGGATGGCGGGAATCGGCGGGATGGAGGGCTCGCCCCCGGA harbors:
- the iolD gene encoding 3D-(3,5/4)-trihydroxycyclohexane-1,2-dione acylhydrolase (decyclizing) is translated as MRLTTGQALVRFLANQFSERDGRERRLIDGVWGIFGHGNVAGIGQALLQYPDELPYFLARNEQAMVHTAAAYAKMNDRLATYACTSSIGPGATNMVTGAALATVNRLPVLLLPGDTFATRVADPVLQQLEDPRQGDVSVNDALRPVSKYFDRIERPEQLIPAALAAMRVLTDPVETGAVTLCLPQDVQAEAFDWPEDFFRRRVWHVGRPQPEPDALTRAVALLRQAERPLIVAGGGVVYAQAWPQLREFAEATGIPVADTHAGKGAIPWDHPCAVGGLGSTGTSAANALAAEADVVLGIGTRYSDFTTASRTVFAYPQVRFVNLNVARLDAVKHAAEPLVADARAGLEALTRKLADWRTDEAYRARVRELAADWRWATDHAYHLCHGPLPAQTEILGALNELLDDRDVVINAAGSMPGDLQALWRARDPKAYHVEYAYSCMGYEIAAGVGAKLAAPDREVVVLVGDGSYLMMCQELVTAVSEGLKLTVVLVDNGGFASIGALSESLGSQRFGTRYRFRDEKTGRLDGGVLPVDLAANAASLGARVLSAGSVPEFRAALLEARAADRTTVVHVTTDHLSPGPPSSAWWDVPVAEVAELDSTRQAHASYETAKRAQRPYL
- a CDS encoding TIM barrel protein, which encodes MSTASTPRATAGNLCLGSAPDSWGVWFAEDEHQVPYTRFLDELVQAGYRWLELGPYGYLPVDPRRLADELTARELQVSGGTVFGALHRPEQWDEMLAGARRVAELTAAAGAHHLVFIPPLYRDEKTGSFTESPELTAAQWDLVSGAADRLGKILLEEFDVRLVVHPHADSHIQTQPEIERFLNASDSRYANLCLDTGHVAYGRGDNLDLIRRYAERIGYVHIKQMDAEILAQVEAEDLSFSEAVRRGVCVEPPAGVPNPADIVAALSELDAELFVIVEQDLYPCAPEVPLPIAVRTREYLNGAGLSGTRRPNR
- a CDS encoding Gfo/Idh/MocA family protein; the protein is MTIRIGVIGTGSIGREHIERVTRRTSGAVISAVTDIDRALAEKAAGEAGGARVCADGAELIASADVDAVLVTSWGPTHAEHVLGAVAAGKPVLCEKPLATTAEDCLAVMAAEEAYGRRLVQVGFMRRYDTGYRELKRIISGGGIGRALMMHCAHRNRAVPDAYTTDMAVQDSGVHEIDAARWLLDDEIVSVQVIVPRSTSRRFEHLADPQFILFETADGVRIDLEVFVNCQYGYDIQCEAIGEEGLIRLPDPARAQLRAAARIGTAIDQEWDDRFSAAFDAELQAWVDSAAAGRATGPSAWDGYAATAVSVAAVRAQRSGGVEQVEMVDKPAFYA
- a CDS encoding phytanoyl-CoA dioxygenase family protein: MSTSKQLLNSAQVASFVAHGSLRLDAVVPPEMNEQAIGVFDAGIPEVPFGTPVDKAFPEGSFARRLIELPAVAGALESLVGPGPTVDHHFVHVREPHGGEAQPLHADAVIDIRPDAFDVQLMYYPQDVTTEMGGTLSVPGSHLRRTNESDTGRYQNLRGQTRLTCPAGTVVLLHHGIWHGGRRNASDILRYMFKIRFNPTVPQVRLWDTSDLDDPAVARELSLTFPWYEPATGRLEVYNRVKLWRALTGDDTFDIDYWATRVANRPTLRSHA
- a CDS encoding AraC family transcriptional regulator, which translates into the protein MTGHVVLPLDEPPQAVNAGVGMHGTLGSHDVFRLPGLWQLHLYTYSGELAFGGGRYPIRPGHVSLVPPDVEVHFHYESRRNEHLYAHFALPGRGERRTVPVMQDAGAEAPVLTALLRHAVAAMPVSPARAAAEVWTVLWHTAQLGGGQEAAGQPHPALAAAFAYIEQGLAGPLPVPGIARAAGVSHNHLTRLFRTGTGDTVVSYIRRRRMERARHLLQASTMPIPAVAAAVGIPDLQAFNKTCRRELGAAPRTIREAARP
- a CDS encoding alkaline phosphatase family protein, yielding MSRGADVTAQLPASVLRMLAEEPPAGGLEDVRHVVVLMQENRSFDHYFGMLPGVRGFGDRNAIRLPGGALVFDQPDGERTVRPFAARAAAGTPQLATFHDLDHSWETAQQAWHGGWMDGWVPAKTPATMAYLDRDDIPLHYALADAFTICDAYHASIHSSTSPNRNYLWSSLSGHEPDGRRAVDNDANDEDVHPGYDWPTYAELLERAGRSWQTYSEWENYTDNQPEFFATFKAVAREALRKTDGHTYLESFYETVREAADDAERDRLLGLLEEGVDALAPAERSLFERALRRVPTGTLTDAFARDVAAGRLAEVSYVVAPAVSSEHPNVSSPQAGAEVIHGLLDALASHPEVWRHTVLLLTYDENDGFFDHVPPPVPGPDDPDEWWEGHPTGLGIRVPMLVISPWSTGGHVCSELFDHTSVNRFLERWTGVEDPNVSPWRRTVTGDLTAAFAFDPEPAPAAVPPGTRPARALPYQPDAHAVVRGEQVAVTLVNTGASSAHFALYPYAGEFAAPQHRDVRGEAQWTVPLTADHYRFTVTGPNGFRREFTGTPSDGVEVASAVEAPARELRLTLTNTSARPQTATVRPQARERDPHPACLRLAPGETRTLTHPTSAAHGWYDLVVTVAGDPAFSRRLAGHIEDGRPSVTG
- a CDS encoding histidinol-phosphatase, whose product is MPSSKLPIWADPDVPAAALSAQALSRRGLLRRAGLFGAAFAAGSLLSPSTASAASAPQLGGTDPELAYLVGDHHIHSVYSHDAKYTFSQLVDAGARYGLDWMVFNEHSNFGHASYGARLEHEEILKARAAHPRQLIFQGLEWYIPAAEHCTVFAAPGPHEVDLLTRFELAYDGKLLDHTAGGPDHPDTPRNEAHAVAAIRWLAEQRRTGYIDDVLVIANHPMRLGIDSPHEMRNWRDAAPDIMIGMEGAPGAQGGGIPGWRGPDSQRGEYENAPSANSWPGYPTDAYVTYGGFDWVTATVGGLWDAMLSEGRLFTITTNSDVHRVVFDTWKNGDWPPGQNFDNTGRLPDPVNTTEPQPGGDFWPGQFSRTHVGVTKYGYRPVMAGLRAGRVWLDHGQLLDGLDVRLRRADDTGRGVTLGGRLRVRPGDRLTLSVTVTTASRPNAHDILPELAHVDVIHGAVRGPAADRDSWRAPDTRVVHTTDVTGRSGTYTLHIPLTAGDEPFYVRLRGSDGNRNGTGYLGASIDPHGPIAHEPGGGDPWLDTWFYTNPVFVDVAGS